A window of Candidatus Eisenbacteria bacterium genomic DNA:
GTGCCGGCTCACGGTCCTCGCGCATCCCCCGCACCCGCCCCGCAACCCACCGCGCTGCGGAGATCGCCGGCACCCCGCTCCCGTCCGCCGCGCCGACTTCGCGGCACGCAGGGTCGCACCGCGCTACGAGATCGTGGAGGCGGCGATGGCGCGGCGCGAGCTGATGGTTGGGGGAGAGAGAAGGCGGTACGTTATCGTGGCGGCGGGGACCAGGTAGGCGATCGACATCGGGACCCACATGAGGAGGCCGGCGGTCACCTGGTCGCGGAGGGCATCGGGAGTGGTGCCGTAGGTCGAGTAGAGGATCCGGTCGGAGAAGATGAGGATGGCGGCGAGGGCGGTGTTCTGGAGGTCGGCCACGAGGAGGTAGGGAACCATCGTCCAGCGCGGCCAGTGCGGGCGCGTGGGCCACGGAGCGACGACGGGCGACCAGAAGAGGAGGCCGGCCGCGAGGAACGTCGCGTGCTCGGCGACGTGCCAGGCGCGACTCCGCAGCGCGAGCTCGAAGGCGGCGGGGACGTGCCAGCACCAGACCGCGAGCGAGAACGCGACGAGGCACACGAGCGGGTGCCCGACGACGTCGCCGAGGCGCGCGGCGACGAGGCCGGCGCGCGCCCGCGCGCGGCCGGCGGGGAGTGAGTGCAGGATCGGCGCGATGGGCGCGCCCGCCAGCAGCAGCGGTGGGACGATCACCAGCAGCACGAGGTGCTGCGCCATGTGGACGGCGAGCGAGCGGTCGGCGAACGTGTCGAGCGGCGAGGCCAGCGCGACGAAGAGGGCGCCGAGCCCGGAGACGAAGGCGACGAGGCGCCACGCTGGGGCGCGGCCGGCTCGCCCGGCCCGCAGGCGGCGCCAGCCGCGCGCGTAGACGAGCGCGGCCAGCGCGAGCGCGAGGACGAGCCCGGGCTCGATCGTCCACGCGCTGGCGATCGCCCGCGCATCGAGCGGCGGTGCCGCCTCGGTCCTAGGGATTGGTGCGTGCACTGGCGTCGCGCGCCGGCACTTGGCCGGCCGGGTGGAGCGTCGCGAGGAAGGCCACGAGCGCGGTCACCTCCGGCGGGCTCAGGTTCTTGCCATAGGCTGGCATCTCTCCGCCGCCCTGGAG
This region includes:
- a CDS encoding cytochrome c oxidase assembly protein — encoded protein: MHAPIPRTEAAPPLDARAIASAWTIEPGLVLALALAALVYARGWRRLRAGRAGRAPAWRLVAFVSGLGALFVALASPLDTFADRSLAVHMAQHLVLLVIVPPLLLAGAPIAPILHSLPAGRARARAGLVAARLGDVVGHPLVCLVAFSLAVWCWHVPAAFELALRSRAWHVAEHATFLAAGLLFWSPVVAPWPTRPHWPRWTMVPYLLVADLQNTALAAILIFSDRILYSTYGTTPDALRDQVTAGLLMWVPMSIAYLVPAATITYRLLSPPTISSRRAIAASTIS